One window from the genome of Sulfodiicoccus acidiphilus encodes:
- a CDS encoding Mrp/NBP35 family ATP-binding protein: MSSNNPFRIDGNVKRPPRDLRKVAPQVPAVDLQIQQRMSKVKHKVAVISGKGGVGKSFVSSNLAMALAAQGKSVGLVDVDFHGPSAPKMLGVRGQALVADENGIVPVQGPFGVKVVSIDFLLPKDDTPVVWRGAIKHTAIKQFLGDVNWGELDYLIVDMPPGTGDEALSVAQLVPNITGFVVVTIPSEVSTLAVRRSITFARTVNVKILGVIENMSYFMCPTDGSTHYIFGENKGRRMAEEMGVQLLGQIPIDPEISAANDVGEPFFSKHPTSSTSKVFLSIAEGLIKAVEGKP, encoded by the coding sequence ATGAGTTCAAACAATCCGTTCAGGATAGACGGTAACGTCAAGAGACCACCTAGAGATCTCAGGAAAGTAGCTCCACAAGTACCAGCAGTAGACCTGCAGATCCAACAGCGAATGAGTAAGGTTAAGCATAAGGTAGCTGTAATAAGTGGGAAGGGAGGAGTAGGAAAATCTTTCGTATCCTCCAACTTGGCCATGGCCCTCGCAGCACAAGGTAAGAGCGTGGGCTTAGTTGACGTGGACTTCCACGGTCCATCGGCGCCTAAAATGCTGGGAGTGAGAGGACAGGCACTTGTCGCGGACGAAAACGGCATAGTTCCTGTTCAGGGGCCATTCGGAGTCAAGGTAGTCTCGATAGACTTCCTCCTCCCCAAGGATGACACGCCTGTGGTGTGGAGGGGTGCTATAAAACACACTGCCATAAAACAATTCCTCGGGGACGTAAACTGGGGAGAGCTGGATTATCTCATTGTAGACATGCCCCCAGGCACCGGCGACGAAGCCCTATCAGTAGCTCAGCTGGTCCCTAACATTACTGGGTTCGTTGTAGTTACTATACCGTCAGAGGTTTCAACGTTGGCAGTTAGGAGATCTATAACTTTCGCTAGGACAGTCAACGTGAAAATTCTAGGCGTAATAGAGAACATGAGCTACTTCATGTGTCCAACTGACGGCTCTACTCACTACATATTCGGCGAAAACAAGGGGAGAAGGATGGCCGAGGAGATGGGAGTGCAGCTCCTGGGACAGATACCCATAGACCCTGAGATCTCCGCGGCCAACGATGTGGGTGAGCCGTTCTTCTCGAAGCATCCTACCAGTTCCACCTCTAAAGTCTTCCTCTCCATAGCAGAGGGATTAATAAAAGCCGTTGAAGGTAAACCTTAG
- a CDS encoding helix-turn-helix domain-containing protein, with protein MTVTGEQQIREMYESGLSIREIAKRVGSNYSAVRRALIRANVKFREG; from the coding sequence ATGACGGTTACTGGAGAACAACAGATAAGGGAGATGTACGAATCTGGACTTTCCATAAGGGAAATAGCGAAGAGAGTAGGGAGCAACTACAGTGCGGTCAGGAGGGCCTTGATAAGAGCTAATGTGAAGTTTAGGGAAGGGTAG
- a CDS encoding helix-turn-helix domain-containing protein, with protein MGKEGASANRISKELGLNFNTVSRVLKKHGLGRTRRKLTREQIEEIRKSRQRGESIYSIAKRLNISTNLVSYHLKRSGQVRRSGRGQSPT; from the coding sequence ATGGGGAAGGAAGGTGCTAGCGCCAATAGGATAAGCAAGGAGTTGGGGCTTAATTTCAATACGGTGTCGAGAGTCCTCAAGAAGCACGGACTTGGAAGGACGAGAAGAAAGCTGACCAGAGAACAGATAGAGGAAATCAGGAAGTCGAGGCAGAGGGGGGAAAGCATTTACTCCATAGCAAAGCGCTTGAACATATCTACGAACTTAGTTTCCTACCACCTCAAGCGCTCCGGCCAAGTCAGACGCTCAGGCCGTGGACAGTCTCCCACATAA
- a CDS encoding tryptophan--tRNA ligase, whose translation MPEDFEVNPWDVKGKVDYDKLIERFGTQRITRDLKERFESVVGELHPMLRREVFFSHRDLDLILNDYVSGKGFFLYTGRGPSKEMHIGHLIPFIFTKWLQDKFRVNLYIEVTDDEKFMQKNELDLEETRKWAYSNIQDIAAVGFDPDRTFIFTDIEYVRNMYPLAVRVAKKLTFSEVRATFGFTESTNVGMLFYPSLQIVPTMFERRRCLIPAGIDQDPYWRLQRDIAESLGFYKVAAIHSKFMPPLTGTEGKMSASQPETAIYLTDDPKTVRLKVNRYAFSGGQPTVELHRKLGGNPEIDVPFQWLYYFFEPNDQVITAIERDYRSGKLLTGELKEILIEKINEFLERHRERKEASKDMIEVYMRRGKLATVMWETVHGLSV comes from the coding sequence GTGCCTGAGGACTTTGAGGTAAACCCATGGGACGTTAAGGGAAAGGTAGACTACGACAAGCTGATTGAGAGATTCGGAACTCAGAGAATTACCCGAGACCTGAAGGAGAGATTCGAGTCCGTAGTTGGAGAACTGCACCCCATGCTCAGGAGGGAAGTCTTTTTCTCTCATAGGGACCTGGACCTTATTTTGAACGACTACGTGAGTGGGAAGGGATTCTTCCTCTACACGGGAAGAGGACCCTCCAAGGAAATGCACATAGGACATCTTATTCCTTTCATTTTCACCAAGTGGCTTCAGGATAAGTTCAGAGTAAACCTGTATATCGAGGTTACCGACGACGAGAAGTTCATGCAGAAGAACGAGTTGGACCTAGAGGAAACTAGGAAGTGGGCATATTCGAATATACAAGACATAGCAGCAGTAGGATTCGATCCGGACAGAACGTTCATCTTTACAGACATAGAGTATGTCAGGAACATGTACCCCTTAGCGGTGAGGGTAGCCAAGAAATTAACTTTCTCCGAGGTGAGAGCAACCTTCGGATTCACCGAGTCTACAAACGTTGGGATGCTTTTCTATCCGTCCCTGCAGATCGTCCCCACCATGTTCGAAAGAAGAAGGTGTCTTATTCCAGCTGGAATAGATCAAGACCCGTACTGGAGGTTGCAGAGGGACATAGCTGAGAGCTTAGGGTTCTACAAGGTTGCCGCTATACACAGCAAATTCATGCCCCCACTGACTGGGACCGAAGGGAAGATGAGTGCTTCACAGCCAGAAACAGCGATATACCTAACTGATGATCCAAAGACCGTCAGGCTAAAGGTGAATAGATACGCTTTCTCTGGGGGGCAACCTACCGTCGAACTTCACAGGAAATTGGGAGGTAACCCAGAGATAGACGTCCCCTTCCAGTGGCTCTACTATTTCTTCGAACCAAATGATCAGGTCATAACTGCGATCGAGAGAGACTACAGGTCGGGCAAATTGCTTACAGGAGAGTTAAAGGAGATCTTGATAGAGAAGATCAACGAGTTCCTCGAGAGACACAGGGAAAGGAAGGAGGCTTCGAAGGACATGATAGAAGTATATATGAGGCGGGGTAAGTTGGCTACTGTTATGTGGGAGACTGTCCACGGCCTGAGCGTCTGA
- a CDS encoding UPF0147 family protein, with amino-acid sequence MAEAFYDNESKIRQAVTVLTKIVNDTSVPRNIRRAATEAIKQLQDASLSPAVRAANAIGVLEEINQDPNIPSHTRISIWNIVSTLETIRD; translated from the coding sequence TTGGCCGAGGCATTCTACGATAACGAAAGTAAGATAAGACAGGCTGTTACAGTGCTCACTAAGATAGTTAACGACACTAGTGTACCTAGGAACATAAGGAGGGCTGCCACTGAAGCCATAAAGCAACTCCAGGACGCTTCCCTGAGTCCAGCAGTGAGGGCTGCCAATGCCATAGGAGTATTGGAGGAGATAAATCAAGATCCTAACATACCTTCACACACCAGAATATCCATATGGAACATCGTTTCTACGTTGGAGACAATAAGGGATTGA
- a CDS encoding Sjogren's syndrome/scleroderma autoantigen 1 family protein yields MLGDACPECGSPLFKLKSGDVVCPQHGKVVIVKDDQEELKVKSEVLLSQVEERLIQGLERASGKIREAPEDPDVVNQVIRYLEALERVRRIRK; encoded by the coding sequence ATGCTTGGAGACGCCTGCCCGGAATGTGGCTCCCCTCTTTTCAAATTAAAGAGCGGCGACGTAGTTTGCCCTCAACACGGCAAGGTGGTGATTGTTAAGGACGATCAAGAGGAGCTTAAGGTGAAGTCTGAGGTCCTCCTTTCCCAGGTGGAAGAGCGTCTTATTCAGGGACTAGAAAGGGCCTCAGGTAAGATACGGGAGGCTCCAGAGGACCCAGATGTTGTCAACCAAGTGATAAGGTATTTGGAGGCGCTAGAGAGGGTGAGAAGGATCAGAAAGTAA
- a CDS encoding DUF1028 domain-containing protein, translating into MTYSVVAYDPELKAWGVGVASKFLAVGAVVPWLKVGVGALATQAFANVRYGEKGLELLRKMNAESVVKSLTADDPMRERRQLGVVDSKGKAFAFTGKECHTYAGHIVGEGFAVQGNILVGSEVLEVMARRMERRGKFHRKILEALEAAESKGGDRRGKQSAALKVVAEGTGNFLIEAGIYVDIRVDDSTDPLPELRRVLELWEATFLEDEMVDLSAYQQEIAEGLKKLGVRDFRTWIEMNNFEAKYDGRKVGKTVLKVFLRSCCGKELNESP; encoded by the coding sequence GTGACATACTCGGTAGTGGCCTACGATCCTGAATTAAAGGCTTGGGGAGTGGGAGTAGCGAGTAAGTTCCTCGCCGTAGGCGCTGTAGTTCCTTGGTTGAAGGTTGGGGTGGGGGCGCTGGCTACCCAAGCTTTCGCCAACGTAAGGTATGGAGAGAAGGGATTGGAACTCCTTCGTAAGATGAATGCCGAGTCTGTGGTAAAGTCCCTCACGGCCGACGATCCCATGAGAGAAAGAAGACAGCTAGGCGTGGTGGACTCAAAAGGAAAGGCCTTCGCCTTCACTGGAAAGGAGTGTCACACCTATGCTGGACACATAGTTGGGGAAGGATTCGCGGTTCAAGGAAACATCTTGGTGGGGTCTGAGGTGTTGGAGGTCATGGCTAGGCGAATGGAGAGAAGGGGGAAGTTTCACCGGAAGATCTTAGAGGCGTTAGAGGCAGCAGAAAGTAAGGGCGGAGACAGGAGAGGTAAACAGAGCGCCGCTCTGAAGGTCGTGGCAGAGGGAACCGGTAACTTCCTAATAGAGGCCGGCATATATGTGGACATTAGAGTAGACGATTCCACAGATCCCCTGCCCGAGCTCAGGAGAGTTCTCGAGTTGTGGGAAGCTACATTCCTAGAGGACGAGATGGTAGACCTCAGCGCATATCAACAGGAGATAGCCGAGGGGTTGAAGAAATTGGGAGTACGGGACTTCAGGACGTGGATCGAGATGAACAACTTCGAGGCAAAATACGATGGAAGGAAGGTTGGAAAGACGGTGTTAAAGGTATTCCTAAGGAGTTGTTGTGGCAAAGAGTTAAACGAATCACCTTAG
- the glmM gene encoding phosphoglucosamine mutase: MGKLFGTAGVRGLTNKDLTPEFVSKFARAVGTFFGSGSTILTGRDVRAGGDMVLRALHSGLLSSGVKVFDGGMAPTPAVQYAVRELGYDGGVIVTASHNPAEFNGIKVLSRDGSEIYRDKEEIVEQIFFEGKLFTEDWRGLTNDVKREDRVLDTYVRGVLNKVDIERVRSRNFRVLIDGANSVGSLTSPIIARELGCKVYTLNCNIDPTFPAREPEPGFDTLVETAAAAKAIGVDLAVAHDGDADRAIFMDSKGRIQWGDRSGTLLSKWVVRKHPESPKRVVTAVSSSILVEEFLRPEGIEVEWTKVGIINIAHAIRSHGAAAGFEENGGFLYPKHQFDKDGGMTFALMLEALANEKISSADLFDSLPQYYTIKTKVPARGEPNDIYERVKRSYSYRGRLIDIDGVKVVGNDYWFLVRRSGTEPVVRIQVEAKSKEQAETLAKELMGVVK; encoded by the coding sequence ATGGGAAAACTTTTCGGAACTGCGGGAGTGAGAGGATTAACTAACAAGGACCTGACACCAGAGTTCGTATCGAAGTTTGCGAGGGCGGTGGGAACTTTCTTCGGCTCAGGCTCTACTATACTCACTGGGAGAGACGTCAGGGCAGGAGGAGACATGGTACTAAGAGCCCTCCACTCTGGGCTGCTCAGCTCGGGAGTGAAGGTCTTCGATGGGGGGATGGCCCCTACGCCGGCCGTGCAGTACGCAGTAAGGGAATTAGGTTACGATGGTGGAGTCATAGTCACTGCGAGCCACAATCCGGCCGAGTTCAACGGTATAAAGGTGCTTTCCAGGGATGGATCCGAGATATATAGAGATAAAGAAGAGATAGTCGAACAGATTTTCTTCGAGGGCAAATTGTTCACAGAGGATTGGAGAGGATTGACAAATGACGTGAAGAGGGAAGACAGGGTACTAGACACTTACGTGAGAGGAGTCCTGAACAAGGTCGATATCGAGAGAGTGCGCTCCAGAAACTTCAGAGTTCTAATCGACGGGGCCAACAGCGTAGGTTCTCTTACAAGTCCGATTATAGCTAGAGAGCTTGGGTGTAAGGTTTATACGTTGAATTGCAATATCGATCCGACTTTCCCAGCGCGGGAGCCCGAACCCGGCTTCGACACTTTGGTGGAGACGGCAGCGGCCGCTAAGGCCATAGGAGTGGACCTAGCGGTGGCCCACGACGGCGATGCAGACAGAGCCATCTTTATGGACTCAAAGGGCAGGATACAGTGGGGAGACAGAAGTGGTACGCTGCTATCTAAGTGGGTAGTGAGGAAACACCCAGAATCTCCGAAGAGGGTAGTGACTGCTGTCTCCAGTTCGATTCTCGTAGAAGAGTTTCTTCGGCCAGAGGGAATAGAAGTGGAATGGACTAAGGTAGGCATAATTAATATAGCACATGCCATAAGGAGCCACGGCGCAGCGGCCGGCTTCGAGGAGAACGGTGGATTCCTGTATCCCAAACACCAGTTCGATAAGGACGGCGGCATGACTTTCGCTTTAATGTTAGAAGCTCTAGCGAATGAGAAGATAAGCTCGGCCGATCTCTTCGATTCTCTTCCACAATACTACACCATAAAGACCAAGGTTCCAGCGAGAGGTGAGCCCAACGATATCTACGAGAGGGTGAAGAGATCCTATAGTTATAGGGGAAGATTGATAGACATTGACGGAGTGAAAGTAGTGGGAAACGATTACTGGTTCTTAGTAAGGAGAAGTGGGACCGAACCGGTGGTCAGGATACAGGTTGAGGCCAAGTCTAAGGAGCAGGCTGAGACATTAGCGAAAGAATTGATGGGTGTAGTTAAGTGA
- a CDS encoding Trm112 family protein has protein sequence MKYMLMDLLACPECRHFPLKLIVFEQEEVERTPERERPLCELYCAYLGKEVKREDNYPCEECYKKEVREGLLTCDSCGRWFPIIDEIPRMLPDSLRLKRERRNELDFLKSNSHRVPKSVLEDGKPYNLRNQEV, from the coding sequence GTGAAGTACATGCTTATGGACCTCTTGGCCTGTCCGGAGTGTAGACACTTTCCCCTGAAGCTCATCGTGTTCGAACAAGAAGAGGTGGAGAGGACTCCTGAGAGAGAGAGACCACTCTGTGAGCTATACTGCGCATACTTAGGAAAGGAAGTGAAACGCGAAGACAACTACCCCTGCGAAGAATGTTACAAGAAAGAGGTAAGGGAAGGACTTCTAACCTGCGACTCCTGTGGAAGATGGTTTCCCATAATAGACGAAATACCAAGGATGCTACCCGATTCCCTACGCCTAAAGAGGGAGAGGAGGAACGAGCTAGACTTCCTCAAGAGTAACTCTCACAGGGTGCCCAAGTCAGTGCTCGAGGATGGGAAGCCCTACAATCTGAGAAACCAAGAAGTTTAA
- a CDS encoding DUF2153 family protein — translation MEGSFVNNLDEWIKMQKNLLSTLRELEKKSESEEDRLNLILEARTAFQHMMRTLKAFDQWLQDPMVIRHMPKEMLEDVKRTSWQLLEQLVELDIRHTSEFRDVILKLGKEGKLDPLIWVRPPQEEQQQGGRRSFTTM, via the coding sequence GTGGAAGGTTCCTTTGTTAATAACTTGGACGAATGGATAAAGATGCAGAAGAATCTGCTAAGTACGCTCAGGGAATTAGAGAAGAAGTCTGAGTCCGAGGAGGACAGGCTGAATCTCATATTGGAGGCCAGGACGGCCTTCCAGCATATGATGAGAACTCTGAAAGCGTTCGATCAGTGGCTGCAAGATCCGATGGTCATAAGACATATGCCCAAGGAGATGTTGGAGGACGTCAAGAGGACCAGTTGGCAGCTCCTAGAACAACTTGTGGAGCTAGACATAAGACACACGAGCGAATTCAGGGACGTCATTCTAAAGCTTGGTAAGGAGGGTAAGTTAGATCCGTTGATATGGGTTAGGCCACCGCAGGAAGAACAACAGCAGGGAGGCAGGCGCTCCTTCACCACTATGTGA
- a CDS encoding orotidine 5'-phosphate decarboxylase / HUMPS family protein, which translates to MDVKERLSSRRNLQVALDFLKLEDALKVAEASISGGVHLLEVGTPLLKAEGVRAVREIKKLAGERPVVADTKTADAGEVEVEIARMGQANVMTVLAAMDDSTIQGAVRKAKQIGILVQADLINVPDPVARARRLKELEVDIVGIHVGIDVQKSRKVDASVMSSEIRKIGEMGLLVSVAGGLNRSSVQQLLDLPINIYVVGSAITRARDPETATREIVNVISGRI; encoded by the coding sequence ATGGACGTGAAGGAGAGGTTAAGCTCCAGGAGAAACTTGCAGGTCGCACTTGATTTCCTGAAACTCGAGGACGCTTTGAAGGTCGCGGAAGCCTCCATTAGTGGTGGTGTTCACTTGCTAGAAGTGGGAACTCCCCTACTTAAGGCGGAAGGGGTAAGGGCCGTAAGGGAAATCAAAAAACTGGCAGGAGAGAGGCCGGTGGTAGCCGATACCAAGACAGCAGATGCGGGAGAAGTAGAAGTAGAAATAGCGCGGATGGGTCAAGCTAACGTAATGACAGTCTTGGCAGCTATGGACGATTCCACAATACAGGGAGCGGTCAGGAAGGCCAAGCAGATAGGTATCCTGGTACAGGCGGACCTGATTAACGTTCCCGATCCCGTGGCCAGAGCCAGGAGACTTAAGGAACTGGAGGTGGATATCGTTGGGATTCATGTGGGTATAGACGTCCAGAAGAGTCGTAAAGTCGACGCCAGTGTAATGTCTAGCGAAATAAGGAAGATAGGTGAAATGGGACTATTAGTCTCAGTTGCTGGTGGATTAAACAGGTCCTCTGTGCAGCAGCTCTTGGATTTACCGATCAACATTTACGTCGTTGGGTCGGCAATTACTCGTGCCAGAGATCCTGAGACTGCAACTCGGGAGATCGTTAACGTAATAAGTGGGAGGATATAG
- a CDS encoding ATP-dependent DNA ligase, translating into MKFGMVAEYFAKLEDISSRLQLSATLAELFRSADKAVLDKVVYLIQGKLWPDFLGMPEIGVGEKLLIKAVALGTGRNEGEVESVLRKMGDLGEVAASLKGGNKMDSLTAFLGTRDEGELTVEEVHEKLAKVALASGERSRDIKVRTLAGLVKRATPIEAKYIVRFVDGKLRLGIGDATILDALSQAFGGSKADVERAYNLRADLGQIAKLLAEGGAEAISSVRVTVGIPVRVMLAERLSEAGEIMEKVGGKALVDYKYDGERAQIHRKGQTVTVFSRRMENITSQYPDVVQWVRDYLKAEELICEGEIVAVDPATGDMRPFQELMHRKRKADVLEATKEYPVNLFLFDLLYLEGEDFTTKNQLERRRKLEELVSQEQDKVKVAQSMIVEDRAKLEEFFFRAISDGAEGVMVKSISPDSIYQAGARGWLWIKLKRDYKSEMADTVDLVVVGAIYGRGKRGGKFSSLLLAAYDEETDTFKTVCKVASGFSDQELDQMQELVRKHAIPHRHPRVESSIEADVWVEPSLVMEVRGAELTLSPLHTCCLNSYREGMGISIRFPRFIRWREDKSPDDATTSKEILEMYRNRLKKVEVEGDESV; encoded by the coding sequence ATGAAGTTCGGGATGGTGGCGGAGTACTTCGCAAAGCTCGAAGACATTTCATCAAGACTGCAGCTTAGCGCCACTCTAGCGGAGTTGTTCAGGTCCGCCGACAAGGCCGTACTAGATAAGGTAGTGTACTTAATCCAGGGAAAACTGTGGCCTGACTTCCTTGGGATGCCGGAAATCGGGGTTGGGGAGAAACTGTTGATAAAGGCGGTTGCACTAGGTACAGGAAGAAATGAAGGAGAGGTGGAATCTGTCCTCAGAAAAATGGGAGACTTGGGAGAGGTCGCGGCCAGCCTCAAGGGAGGCAATAAGATGGATAGTCTGACTGCTTTCCTAGGGACTAGAGACGAAGGTGAGCTCACAGTTGAAGAAGTCCACGAGAAATTGGCCAAAGTGGCACTTGCTAGCGGAGAAAGAAGCAGGGACATCAAGGTGAGGACATTAGCTGGACTAGTAAAAAGGGCCACCCCGATCGAGGCCAAGTATATTGTGCGGTTCGTTGATGGAAAGCTAAGGCTAGGGATAGGAGACGCCACCATCTTGGACGCTCTGTCTCAGGCATTCGGCGGGTCTAAAGCCGACGTGGAGAGGGCCTATAACTTGAGGGCGGACCTTGGGCAGATAGCTAAGTTGTTGGCCGAAGGTGGAGCGGAGGCCATCTCGTCGGTAAGAGTAACGGTAGGTATTCCAGTTCGTGTGATGCTTGCAGAGAGACTCTCGGAAGCAGGGGAGATAATGGAAAAGGTGGGAGGTAAAGCGTTAGTGGACTACAAGTACGACGGTGAACGAGCGCAAATACACAGAAAGGGACAAACTGTCACCGTTTTCTCAAGGAGGATGGAAAACATCACTTCGCAATACCCAGACGTGGTGCAGTGGGTCAGGGACTACCTTAAAGCAGAGGAACTGATATGTGAGGGAGAAATCGTGGCTGTAGATCCAGCCACAGGCGACATGAGACCCTTCCAAGAACTCATGCATAGGAAGAGGAAGGCGGATGTGTTGGAGGCTACTAAGGAATACCCTGTCAACCTCTTCTTGTTCGATCTCCTCTACCTCGAAGGGGAAGACTTCACTACTAAGAACCAGCTAGAGAGGAGAAGGAAGTTGGAGGAGTTAGTGTCGCAGGAACAAGACAAGGTCAAGGTAGCTCAGAGTATGATCGTGGAAGATAGGGCTAAGTTGGAGGAGTTCTTCTTCAGGGCCATATCAGATGGCGCGGAGGGAGTCATGGTTAAGTCCATTTCTCCAGACTCAATTTATCAGGCGGGGGCGAGGGGTTGGCTCTGGATAAAGCTGAAGAGAGATTACAAGAGTGAGATGGCTGACACTGTCGACTTAGTAGTGGTGGGAGCGATTTACGGAAGAGGTAAGAGGGGAGGAAAATTCAGCTCGCTCCTACTCGCGGCCTACGACGAGGAAACCGATACTTTCAAGACGGTATGCAAGGTCGCCTCAGGATTTTCCGACCAAGAACTGGACCAAATGCAGGAGTTGGTGAGAAAACATGCGATCCCCCATAGACACCCCAGGGTCGAGTCGTCAATTGAGGCAGACGTATGGGTTGAGCCTTCCCTGGTTATGGAAGTGAGAGGAGCTGAGTTGACGCTCTCCCCACTGCACACTTGCTGTCTTAACTCGTATAGGGAAGGGATGGGGATCTCAATCAGGTTCCCTAGGTTCATAAGGTGGAGGGAAGACAAGTCCCCAGACGACGCAACTACTTCGAAGGAAATACTGGAAATGTACAGGAACAGATTGAAGAAGGTCGAGGTCGAGGGAGACGAGTCGGTTTGA
- a CDS encoding MBL fold metallo-hydrolase, translated as MQRNGAVLLGENFVADGHYGRPFRIVTHFHTDHVGEIGNSVRVCLGVIGTPTTIRFLNVLGYRVPEAKALPLDYGRWIEVDGEKLRLERAEHVMGAAQVFVETKDGSSIVYTGDFKTPGKGTPILSGDVLVIEATYGHPNMRRPFKEQVKQEFLDRVNDALALGPVRVFGYHGKLQEAMSMLRKAGVEAPFVVGGKVAEFTRVAMEEGLEPGTVLTEDVPDSFEVIKTGWYVRFSHFNEFRKRTNRHTNFLLSGWEFHTPVKKTDRNSYIVALSDHADFEDLVEYVSASRPNLVVTDGSRSKYAKDLANYIRRNLGIRAVPMPI; from the coding sequence ATTCAGAGGAATGGCGCTGTCCTCCTCGGCGAGAACTTCGTTGCCGACGGCCACTATGGCAGACCTTTTCGGATAGTCACCCACTTCCATACGGATCACGTCGGAGAGATCGGAAACAGTGTTAGAGTTTGCCTAGGAGTGATAGGTACACCAACTACGATCAGATTTCTGAATGTCTTGGGATACCGAGTCCCAGAAGCTAAGGCCCTCCCTCTGGACTACGGCAGGTGGATAGAGGTCGATGGAGAGAAGTTAAGACTGGAGAGGGCAGAACATGTAATGGGTGCTGCACAAGTCTTCGTGGAGACTAAGGACGGTTCCTCCATAGTCTATACTGGGGACTTCAAGACCCCAGGCAAGGGTACCCCGATATTGAGCGGAGACGTCCTTGTCATAGAAGCAACCTATGGACACCCTAACATGAGAAGACCCTTTAAAGAGCAAGTGAAACAGGAATTCCTAGATAGGGTAAACGACGCATTGGCCTTAGGACCAGTGAGGGTGTTCGGTTACCACGGCAAGCTACAGGAAGCTATGAGTATGCTGCGGAAAGCAGGAGTCGAAGCCCCGTTCGTAGTGGGTGGAAAGGTGGCGGAATTCACTAGAGTGGCAATGGAAGAGGGCCTCGAGCCTGGAACGGTCTTGACGGAAGACGTTCCTGACTCGTTTGAGGTCATAAAGACTGGATGGTATGTGAGGTTCTCCCACTTCAATGAGTTCAGGAAGAGGACAAACCGTCACACTAACTTCCTGCTCAGCGGTTGGGAGTTCCACACGCCGGTTAAGAAGACAGACAGAAACTCTTACATCGTTGCCCTTAGCGACCACGCAGATTTCGAGGATCTAGTAGAATACGTTTCGGCCTCTAGACCGAATTTAGTGGTGACTGACGGAAGTAGAAGTAAGTACGCTAAGGACCTCGCCAACTACATCAGACGAAATTTAGGAATAAGGGCGGTTCCCATGCCTATCTAA